CGCCGTTGCCATGGTCATCAGCTCCATATCGGTGGTGAGCAATTCGTTGAGGCTGAGGTTCTTTAAGGACTGAGAGACGGCTTGAGCCGCTTGAACCGCTTGAGCCGCTTGAGGGTTAAAGACAAAAGACAAGAAAGGAACAGCGGCTGAAACAATCATTTTGGGAAAGGACAGGGATGAAGGACGAGGGACTTGAGTTTGTTGTGAGGCCGATCGGGGTGATCCGTTCCCCTTTCAAAACGAAGGAGGAGACACCGATACAGGGGAGGTTCCGGCCCGACGCGGTGGGGTTGGTGGAGATCTATGAGGAATACCGGGAAGGGCTTAAGGACATCGAGGGATTCACGCACATATTCCTCATCTATCCTTTCGACAGGGCGGGCCAGGTCGAACTGGTGCGGCCTGTTCTTCTCGATGACGAACCACACGGGATATTCGCCTGCCGCTACCCGGCGCGGCCTAACTGCCTCGGGCTCACCATCGTGGAGCTTATCGGAAGAAACGGCAGCACGCTCGAGGTCGCGGGCATAGACGTCCTAGACGGCACACCG
This genomic interval from Syntrophorhabdus sp. contains the following:
- the tsaA gene encoding tRNA (N6-threonylcarbamoyladenosine(37)-N6)-methyltransferase TrmO, which codes for MKDEGLEFVVRPIGVIRSPFKTKEETPIQGRFRPDAVGLVEIYEEYREGLKDIEGFTHIFLIYPFDRAGQVELVRPVLLDDEPHGIFACRYPARPNCLGLTIVELIGRNGSTLEVAGIDVLDGTPLVDIKPYVARFDCFPRAKEGWFRGKEDRPKPKGRE